A stretch of Brassica rapa cultivar Chiifu-401-42 chromosome A08, CAAS_Brap_v3.01, whole genome shotgun sequence DNA encodes these proteins:
- the LOC103835763 gene encoding protein MIZU-KUSSEI 1-like codes for MRTMVDLGKQRGRHHMQTIHTATTVDCASELRHRRTLRSFIECMLPYCCTYQQPSPSYQNDTVSVSSSSSSSSSSDHSSSSSHSNSIVSGTFFGHRRGRVSFCLQEDAAVGSSPLLLLELAVPTAALAKEMDQAGVLRIALECDRRRSTNSRNSRVSSIFDVPVWSMYCNGRKMGSAVRRKVTENDAVFFKTMQSVSVGAGVVPLDEEEQTLYLRAKFERVTGSSDSESFHMMNPGGSYGQELSIFLLRS; via the coding sequence ATGAGAACTATGGTTGATTTAGGAAAGCAAAGAGGTCGTCATCACATGCAAACCATACATACTGCGACCACCGTCGACTGCGCTAGTGAACTCCGTCACCGAAGAACTCTCCGTTCATTCATCGAATGCATGCTCCCATACTGTTGCACTTACCAACAACCTTCTCCTTCATACCAAAACGACACCGTTTCagtctcttcctcttcttcgtcctcttcctcttcagaCCACTCCTCGTCCTCGTCCCATAGTAACAGCATAGTTAGTGGAACTTTCTTCGGCCACCGTCGTGGAAGAGTCAGTTTCTGCCTCCAGGAGGACGCCGCCGTGGGATCTTCGCCGCTTCTCCTCCTTGAACTAGCTGTTCCCACGGCGGCTTTAGCCAAAGAGATGGATCAAGCAGGTGTTCTACGCATAGCCCTCGAGTGTGACCGTCGTCGAAGCACAAACAGCCGCAACAGTCGAGTGTCGTCGATCTTTGACGTTCCTGTGTGGTCGATGTACTGCAACGGAAGGAAGATGGGGTCTGCTGTGAGGAGAAAGGTGACGGAGAACGACGCCGTTTTCTTTAAGACGATGCAGTCTGTTTCGGTCGGAGCTGGAGTTGTGCCGTTGGATGAGGAGGAGCAGACGCTTTACTTGAGAGCCAAGTTCGAGCGAGTCACTGGGTCGAGTGACTCGGAATCGTTTCATATGATGAATCCTGGTGGTAGTTATGGACAGGAGCTTAGTATATTTCTTTTGAGATCGTGA